Part of the Lampris incognitus isolate fLamInc1 chromosome 1, fLamInc1.hap2, whole genome shotgun sequence genome is shown below.
ACATAAAGTGTCAATACTTCTTCTGCAAACTACATTAATGACATGTACAAATATGTTCTTGGTACCGCAGACCTAGAGACGATCTCCTCCAAACTATTACAGGAACATGAACTAAGACTCATGGTGAAAGCACCGTCGTGTACATATGGTTCTAAACTTGTGGAATGGTCTCCCATTTGAAATAAAACAGACACTTCAATAACAACATCTCAACACATACTCAAAACACCTCTTCCTTCCCCATCATATTCTCCTCACTCATTTTGCGGAGGTCTAAATTTATTTATCTACGTATtcattatttgtttatttttaactttgttatttttgttttggttttatatcaggattttgtcttttctgtgttttcttcttttattaTTGACTACTTTCTATTTGTGCACTTTGACATGATGTAAATTACATTGCATTGCATTTCAATgtacaaaatgtgctatataaataaaaaaaattgattGACTAATATGCGTTccataaatatattttttttaaaatgtaaacACAGGGATTCTTATTTTCTAACCCAGCCGTCAAGGTCGTGGTAGACCTTGTGAGTCGGTAATCTGTTGTAGTTGACACAAATCTGGCACAGCCTTTCCCTCCAGTCAGTGTAGGTCTTGATGCTGTGAGTGCGGTGCCAGTGGAAGTACCTTTCATAGGCTTTCCTATCTGCAGCCAGGCTCTTGAGGAAAGCGGCAAGGTCCATGGTGCTGTTGAAGTCCTTCACATGGATGAAGGAGCCAGGTGGAGCCAGTGCCTCATAGTTTGCTCTGCTGGGGCCGAGGACGACCGGTACCGCCCCTGACTGGAAGGCGTTCCTCCAAAGCTTCTCGCTGATGTAATCCATGGACTCAGAGTTCTCGAACGCCAAGTAGAAAAGACAGCGTCCAATGGTAGGTAGCAATTGTTTGTTGGACAGGGGCCTACGGTTCCAGTGACCATACACCTCTATGGGTATGTATTTCTTTAGGTTTTGGTAAATGCCAGCCCTCGTCTGCTTGGACATGTATCTGCTGACCACCCAGCTAACAAGGCAAGTGCGGTTCTGTGGTGCTTTGTGGGTCAAAATCTTACCTCCCGGAATGGTCTTTCCATAAGGAATGTATATATCTGCATCCCGTCTGTAGGTCATGGTCCAGTTGAACAGGCCATTGAAAGCGGCAACGTTCACATTGTGATCTGGCGATTCCAAGGACAGCCACACCCACTGCTGGGATGCCGGACGAGGGAGGTGAAAGGGCAACGTAGAGCGATCCGATTTCAGCTCCCGGTGGTGGAAGACGACCACGTCGGCTGTGGGGAAGATGGAGGTGTTATCACTGAGGAAACAGTGACTGATATTGTACATCTCCCAGCATTTGTCTCCATCTATTCGGCTGTGACGACCAAACGGCCAGTGCCACAGAAGGACGGTGACATTCTTACGGGCAATACTTGGCTTTTGCCTCCACGCGAGGAGCTCGTTGTTCAACAAGTGGTGGTGCAACAAGT
Proteins encoded:
- the fut7 gene encoding alpha-(1,3)-fucosyltransferase 7, with the translated sequence MLTPCIFEVGNNTSAQMITSGHRLFIIVILFLISISSYLLHHHLLNNELLAWRQKPSIARKNVTVLLWHWPFGRHSRIDGDKCWEMYNISHCFLSDNTSIFPTADVVVFHHRELKSDRSTLPFHLPRPASQQWVWLSLESPDHNVNVAAFNGLFNWTMTYRRDADIYIPYGKTIPGGKILTHKAPQNRTCLVSWVVSRYMSKQTRAGIYQNLKKYIPIEVYGHWNRRPLSNKQLLPTIGRCLFYLAFENSESMDYISEKLWRNAFQSGAVPVVLGPSRANYEALAPPGSFIHVKDFNSTMDLAAFLKSLAADRKAYERYFHWHRTHSIKTYTDWRERLCQICVNYNRLPTHKVYHDLDGWVRK